In a single window of the Flavobacterium sp. W4I14 genome:
- a CDS encoding hypothetical protein (product_source=Hypo-rule applied; superfamily=51713), whose protein sequence is MDINNFGPFNADTWGSVSDWTMVIVTALTAWYLYKTLTSQTIVQGLQQKLTDIEGLRVKYEIMPQFEMVNQMQHPPIFEDGYMSLFVIMKFTNTGKFEARNFKFKFTNKDRWEIANGEWKTDQFKILPGGYITIPVYDDVPGDYQEAIRSWSYTTRFTAEIRFEDIHENKYIQVINFQKGSTYDDLTITSPESI, encoded by the coding sequence ATGGACATTAATAACTTTGGCCCTTTCAATGCTGATACATGGGGATCAGTTTCTGACTGGACGATGGTAATTGTAACAGCATTGACTGCTTGGTATTTATATAAAACACTCACGTCCCAGACAATTGTGCAAGGACTTCAGCAGAAATTAACAGATATTGAGGGACTCAGGGTCAAGTATGAGATTATGCCTCAATTTGAAATGGTTAATCAAATGCAACACCCACCAATCTTCGAGGATGGATATATGAGTCTATTTGTCATCATGAAATTTACTAATACTGGAAAGTTTGAAGCAAGGAACTTTAAATTTAAATTTACAAACAAAGATCGCTGGGAAATTGCTAACGGTGAATGGAAAACCGACCAATTCAAAATACTTCCTGGTGGTTATATAACTATTCCTGTTTACGATGACGTGCCTGGAGATTATCAGGAGGCTATCAGAAGTTGGAGTTACACAACTAGGTTCACTGCAGAAATCAGGTTTGAGGATATTCATGAAAATAAATATATTCAAGTAATTAATTTTCAAAAAGGTAGTACTTACGATGATCTTACTATCACTTCACCAGAATCAATTTAA
- a CDS encoding hypothetical protein (product_source=Hypo-rule applied; superfamily=103501; transmembrane_helix_parts=Inside_1_12,TMhelix_13_35,Outside_36_54,TMhelix_55_77,Inside_78_89,TMhelix_90_112,Outside_113_115,TMhelix_116_138,Inside_139_144,TMhelix_145_160,Outside_161_164,TMhelix_165_187,Inside_188_193,TMhelix_194_213,Outside_214_332), with product MIYAKYFKQITEYISWAPLIALLIYVTGFICLTSYLQIYNINEIPKFDLKLFKTGIVYLLLTLPIFGWTIPVMITAKRGATSSGNVIQKLHLSQFYTLIFITSIIFLFRWTFDIFRVSLLILALFSLLMSWYEKIVFLKIDIHKYLLLVPIATVLLFKFFDPSDFNYYELTIHCLITFILITSWLMFRETNFRGPGFYTLFVCAMLYMMVNFGQKVLSGIPRTYGGEYIYVIRAKLSDEFSKQFPDMQTLSILPDRTSLFPVVYETDETFYVWGMIEIVAIPRDKIEYFSFGWANPNVKEQMNRQKEFLELDRKNKKNKIKKEEAFDTLKIN from the coding sequence ATGATATACGCCAAATATTTTAAACAGATAACTGAATATATTTCCTGGGCACCGCTAATTGCTTTATTGATTTATGTGACTGGATTTATTTGCCTAACATCTTATCTGCAAATATATAATATTAACGAAATTCCCAAGTTTGATCTGAAATTGTTCAAAACCGGGATAGTATATTTATTGTTGACTCTCCCCATATTTGGATGGACAATTCCTGTGATGATTACGGCAAAAAGAGGTGCAACTAGCTCTGGTAATGTTATACAGAAATTACACCTAAGCCAGTTTTACACGCTAATATTCATAACTTCAATCATATTTTTGTTTAGATGGACATTTGATATTTTTCGCGTCTCGCTGCTTATATTAGCTTTATTTAGCCTTCTAATGTCCTGGTATGAAAAAATCGTTTTTTTAAAAATAGATATCCATAAATATTTGCTTTTGGTACCAATTGCGACCGTATTACTTTTTAAATTTTTTGATCCATCAGATTTCAACTACTATGAGTTGACGATACATTGTTTAATTACTTTCATTTTGATTACATCTTGGCTGATGTTTCGCGAAACAAATTTCAGAGGACCTGGATTTTATACGCTATTTGTGTGCGCAATGCTTTATATGATGGTGAATTTTGGACAGAAGGTCTTGAGTGGTATACCGAGAACATATGGCGGTGAATATATTTATGTAATAAGAGCCAAATTGAGCGATGAGTTTTCTAAACAATTTCCCGACATGCAAACACTCTCCATTTTACCAGATAGGACTTCCTTATTTCCCGTAGTATACGAAACTGATGAAACTTTTTATGTTTGGGGAATGATAGAAATCGTAGCTATTCCTCGCGATAAGATTGAATATTTTTCATTTGGTTGGGCTAATCCTAATGTGAAGGAACAAATGAATCGGCAAAAAGAGTTTCTCGAATTAGACCGTAAAAACAAAAAAAACAAGATAAAAAAAGAAGAGGCTTTCGATACACTTAAGATCAATTAA
- a CDS encoding hypothetical protein (product_source=Hypo-rule applied; cath_funfam=3.40.970.40), translating into MSTNIVLCDLSQIMELFKLKTIDGFPTSDQEEFLQLGLKRYKELSKELLNNKDLSEEKKFFYIKELVSVYSEMEAYPPLKNLLKDSPTNNPVLTFQPLFKAVRHVLAHFPFFSRWDDFYFNQDMVNCMNSPGKTIHKYFLAAEKHPEFFFRFKAMDNGEELNGKIMAPVGYDTNIKLTDILSLDDAISLIIGYSHMILSTVIHGQTLTVFDA; encoded by the coding sequence TTGAGTACTAATATTGTACTTTGCGATTTATCTCAAATAATGGAATTATTTAAACTCAAAACAATTGATGGCTTTCCGACATCTGACCAGGAGGAATTTCTCCAATTAGGTCTTAAACGTTATAAGGAATTAAGCAAAGAACTGTTAAATAACAAAGATCTAAGTGAAGAAAAGAAATTTTTCTACATTAAAGAATTGGTTTCGGTTTACAGTGAAATGGAAGCCTACCCCCCATTAAAAAATTTACTCAAGGATTCCCCAACTAATAATCCTGTTTTAACCTTCCAGCCATTGTTTAAAGCTGTAAGGCATGTTCTTGCACACTTTCCGTTTTTTTCTAGGTGGGATGACTTCTATTTTAACCAAGATATGGTAAACTGCATGAACTCACCAGGTAAAACAATTCATAAGTATTTTTTAGCAGCGGAAAAACATCCTGAGTTCTTTTTCAGGTTTAAAGCTATGGACAATGGTGAAGAATTGAATGGTAAAATAATGGCTCCAGTAGGATATGATACAAATATTAAGCTTACAGATATTTTGTCGTTAGATGATGCTATTTCATTAATCATAGGATATTCTCATATGATTCTATCAACAGTTATCCATGGTCAAACATTAACAGTCTTCGACGCTTAG
- a CDS encoding hypothetical protein (product_source=Hypo-rule applied; superfamily=57667), with protein MGFTILPDRKVDLQFMTYEGNGIHLDKFKKVYEVQYVYFPENSHNNRKKLKPRAERICRFCGKDASKTSFKKKAHKISRLFGNNYGVSDYECDICNHHFSTFESSTSDFIGINRTIFALGKESVPVYKAPDGSIEAREETIYNQKAVEISAKVPGLIKNIGDKGEIEMNFKSNSYIPLNVYKSLLKIALTIMPEEDIANYRLAIKFLLQGQNTLAFESQATQIFRSQLGGEVVRPYTMLYKKIDPKSLLPSHIFQIYYQDTCLQFHLPFSLADQRLKKGEVISMPMCPPMMVIDEPMPGKASYSIIDLSSNEKITSESRKLYLNFDKEELLKNVPINFDTGEVSDQAFDPDEIVKIYFTRHDSKNSF; from the coding sequence ATGGGATTTACAATATTGCCAGATAGAAAAGTCGATTTACAGTTCATGACCTATGAGGGAAATGGAATACACCTTGACAAATTCAAAAAGGTATATGAGGTTCAGTATGTCTATTTCCCAGAAAATAGCCACAACAACAGGAAGAAACTCAAGCCAAGAGCCGAAAGAATTTGCCGCTTTTGTGGTAAAGACGCTAGCAAAACCAGTTTTAAGAAAAAGGCCCACAAGATATCAAGGCTGTTTGGCAATAATTACGGAGTGTCAGATTATGAATGTGATATCTGTAATCATCATTTCTCTACTTTTGAGAGTAGCACATCAGATTTTATAGGGATAAACAGAACCATATTTGCATTAGGGAAGGAGTCTGTTCCGGTTTACAAAGCTCCAGATGGATCGATAGAAGCTAGAGAAGAAACAATATACAATCAAAAAGCAGTTGAAATATCTGCCAAAGTTCCAGGGTTAATCAAAAACATCGGGGATAAAGGAGAGATCGAAATGAACTTTAAGAGTAATTCCTATATTCCTCTCAATGTTTACAAGAGTTTGCTCAAGATTGCGCTTACAATAATGCCAGAAGAGGATATAGCAAACTATAGGCTTGCAATTAAATTCCTATTGCAAGGACAGAATACACTGGCATTTGAAAGCCAGGCAACACAGATTTTCAGAAGTCAGTTAGGTGGAGAAGTTGTTAGGCCATACACAATGCTTTACAAGAAAATAGATCCAAAATCACTACTGCCTAGCCATATATTCCAAATTTACTATCAAGATACTTGTTTGCAGTTTCATTTGCCTTTTAGTCTCGCTGATCAACGCTTGAAGAAAGGAGAGGTGATATCGATGCCTATGTGTCCCCCAATGATGGTGATTGATGAACCAATGCCAGGTAAAGCATCATATTCAATTATCGATTTATCATCTAATGAAAAGATCACTTCAGAATCACGAAAATTATATTTGAATTTTGACAAAGAGGAATTACTTAAAAATGTGCCGATCAATTTTGATACTGGAGAAGTATCGGATCAGGCTTTTGATCCTGATGAAATTGTGAAGATTTATTTTACAAGACATGACTCTAAAAATTCATTTTAA
- a CDS encoding hypothetical protein (product_source=Hypo-rule applied) has protein sequence MEYFSDGSIPEDTRRNIAFQVLVANRDLLQMASKRPQPPTYENALGLLYEVAPDIHAELTKILTRKNESELVRYFQEIAEVKTLELDREVTALEIIEQQINTYEQLLKRDPSKKLIKKRLLEAQIARQVLQPIRLTENRILNRDYNKIDRTNYANKLFENDSYTDFEVNTNDILRVRFLHPDADEHVTGADLIYEQYDLALEMVRFVFLQYKVWEDGVIYVSQAKNMADQLNKMTNILCEGNLCCSIERKWNSSRYRLPYCSGFLRPTDRLQDNNSKLMSSGYHVPLCKAVELAGEMGKIDKASIKEQSFNSKIFEELFNSNMIGSRWIPVNDLEQIYETNGIFDHDNRIKLYAQEIIDTSKL, from the coding sequence ATGGAATATTTTTCAGATGGAAGCATACCAGAAGATACTAGAAGGAATATAGCTTTCCAGGTTCTAGTTGCAAATAGAGACTTGCTGCAGATGGCAAGTAAACGCCCTCAGCCTCCCACATATGAAAACGCCCTTGGCCTATTATATGAAGTTGCTCCAGACATTCATGCCGAATTAACTAAAATACTTACTAGAAAAAATGAAAGTGAGCTAGTACGTTATTTCCAAGAAATTGCAGAGGTTAAAACACTTGAACTAGACAGAGAAGTAACTGCATTGGAGATAATCGAGCAGCAGATAAATACCTATGAGCAGCTCCTAAAAAGAGATCCATCCAAAAAATTAATTAAGAAAAGACTGCTAGAAGCGCAAATTGCTCGCCAAGTGCTTCAACCAATTAGGCTTACTGAAAATAGAATATTGAATCGCGACTATAACAAGATTGATAGAACTAATTACGCTAATAAGCTATTCGAAAATGATTCGTATACAGATTTTGAAGTTAATACCAACGACATATTAAGAGTTCGATTTCTACATCCAGATGCAGATGAGCACGTAACGGGAGCTGATTTAATCTATGAGCAATATGACCTAGCTCTTGAGATGGTCCGCTTTGTCTTTCTACAATATAAGGTATGGGAAGATGGTGTCATCTATGTATCACAAGCTAAGAACATGGCTGACCAACTTAATAAAATGACAAATATACTGTGTGAAGGAAATCTATGCTGTTCAATTGAGCGAAAGTGGAACTCAAGCAGGTACCGCCTCCCATACTGTTCTGGCTTTCTTCGACCAACGGATCGTCTTCAAGACAATAATAGCAAGTTGATGTCAAGTGGTTATCACGTTCCTCTATGCAAGGCCGTTGAGCTTGCTGGAGAAATGGGGAAGATAGACAAGGCGTCAATAAAGGAACAATCGTTTAACAGTAAGATCTTTGAAGAGTTGTTTAATTCTAACATGATTGGTTCTCGATGGATACCAGTTAATGATCTTGAACAAATTTATGAGACAAATGGAATATTTGATCATGATAATCGAATAAAACTGTACGCGCAAGAAATTATTGACACATCAAAATTATAG
- a CDS encoding hypothetical protein (product_source=Hypo-rule applied; cath_funfam=1.10.10.10; superfamily=110849; transmembrane_helix_parts=Inside_1_11,TMhelix_12_31,Outside_32_243), giving the protein MQISLAKQNQRLAQNISFGYVVIIFAYMEIVTQSIPTLKIWPNIGQIAGIPKNPGFILDDRFAKLVRSIIDHPEMLELRECLVVEYADEYVAIAGNMRLRAVVEASSMSDDDFAVIIEEKQSHDNFNEWLAAISELRENKMIPCKIIPKTASIEQIKAYIIKDNVGFGSDDWDALDNEWDQAELMDWGMIITSLEADDEPEEKEQKSVVRLVIEFEGELSDYDEVKRRVSDIVEEFPAAKLRE; this is encoded by the coding sequence TTGCAAATATCATTAGCAAAACAGAACCAACGACTTGCACAAAACATATCTTTTGGATACGTTGTTATTATCTTTGCGTATATGGAAATCGTTACGCAATCTATTCCCACCCTTAAGATTTGGCCAAATATTGGTCAGATTGCTGGCATTCCTAAAAACCCAGGGTTCATCCTTGATGACCGTTTTGCCAAGCTTGTTAGATCGATAATTGATCATCCAGAAATGTTGGAGCTTAGGGAATGTCTCGTTGTTGAATATGCTGATGAATATGTTGCCATTGCTGGAAACATGCGATTAAGAGCAGTTGTCGAAGCTTCTTCAATGTCTGATGATGATTTCGCTGTGATCATCGAAGAAAAACAGTCACATGACAATTTTAACGAGTGGCTTGCAGCCATATCTGAATTAAGAGAAAATAAAATGATTCCGTGTAAGATCATCCCAAAAACCGCAAGCATTGAGCAGATCAAAGCCTACATCATCAAGGACAATGTAGGTTTTGGTAGCGATGACTGGGATGCACTGGACAATGAATGGGATCAGGCAGAATTAATGGATTGGGGAATGATCATCACAAGCCTTGAAGCCGACGATGAGCCAGAAGAAAAGGAACAGAAATCAGTTGTAAGACTGGTTATTGAATTTGAAGGTGAATTGTCGGATTATGATGAAGTAAAGCGCCGAGTGAGCGATATCGTAGAAGAATTTCCAGCAGCAAAGTTAAGGGAATAA
- a CDS encoding hypothetical protein (product_source=Hypo-rule applied; cath_funfam=1.10.470.10) → MGKIDGNKTAKQKREVRTVIVAELFAKGYSLREIVKEVKTRLILETYSLSTAKKDVDFLKSEWKQARMADMDDAINHELYKINMQERELRNAWDKSKEDQKLTSKKQKGIAARTKAVGPSGSLVDSDKISTSSCNFFLKSFLIPPGIQKGVLRIQHSL, encoded by the coding sequence ATGGGAAAGATTGACGGCAATAAAACAGCAAAACAGAAGCGCGAAGTAAGAACAGTGATCGTTGCTGAACTCTTCGCAAAGGGCTACTCTCTAAGAGAAATCGTCAAGGAAGTTAAAACCAGATTGATTTTAGAAACCTACTCGCTATCCACCGCAAAAAAAGATGTTGACTTTCTCAAATCGGAGTGGAAGCAGGCCAGAATGGCCGATATGGATGATGCCATAAACCATGAGTTATACAAAATCAACATGCAAGAGCGAGAATTGCGGAATGCATGGGACAAATCTAAGGAAGATCAAAAATTAACTAGTAAAAAGCAAAAAGGAATTGCGGCAAGGACTAAAGCTGTCGGTCCATCCGGTAGCCTAGTTGATTCCGACAAGATATCAACGTCTTCTTGTAATTTTTTTCTAAAATCCTTTCTAATACCCCCAGGAATCCAGAAAGGTGTTCTAAGAATTCAACATTCTCTGTAG
- a CDS encoding hypothetical protein (product_source=Hypo-rule applied; cath_funfam=1.10.150.20; smart=SM01027; superfamily=54675), translated as MINKDKSPNLEVSNHDLYEVILDLSKKINDIHRLHFSEEQLKKLKNQKQRFLAEILTSPARNSKSR; from the coding sequence ATGATAAATAAAGACAAGTCTCCAAATCTAGAAGTTAGCAATCATGATCTTTATGAGGTCATCTTGGATCTCTCTAAGAAAATCAATGACATCCACCGCCTACATTTTTCAGAAGAACAACTAAAAAAACTTAAAAATCAAAAACAAAGATTTCTTGCAGAAATTTTGACAAGCCCTGCAAGAAACTCCAAAAGTCGTTAA
- a CDS encoding integrase (product_source=COG0582; cath_funfam=1.10.150.130,1.10.443.10; cog=COG0582; pfam=PF00589,PF13495; superfamily=56349), whose amino-acid sequence MAAFQFDNSDTTLPLNAPGVKKSPRPARRKNQNSSEGNQENVGDSERKSQEKNPRGPSFGFMEIPELPYTVPRVVKGRVVKKVPAGSSMEKEVAKQSWYVEFFFHNAAEERMERIRVTRKLNRIKDPRQKLRNFNNLCEAYRIALEGGWNPLDEHANARLKKEIIGIDLHEALLLFESYHKAKGTRPKSISTYRSTLNSFIKYHGGNKKVNTISDFEITDFLNFKEREEKWAGLTYNNCRIGLNNLFRYLKVNKYISENPVTDCETRKKMPTQSHQVFTERDFKIIMDWFDKHDKYCQLFVRMIYYTCIRPKELRFLQLKYIDLEENTITIPGVVSKNKKSIPVNIDVSLRAELEKLQIEKFDRECFLLGSAATFISPNMCAENFAYNRFKKCLEATGLTDKNYTLYSFKHLSNVRKFRAGWTLAEICSANRHGSLSETETYLKELLKFVRSDKSIPAI is encoded by the coding sequence TTGGCTGCTTTTCAGTTTGATAACTCTGACACAACTCTGCCACTAAACGCCCCGGGGGTCAAAAAATCACCCCGTCCGGCAAGGCGAAAAAATCAAAATTCTTCTGAAGGAAATCAAGAAAACGTTGGGGATTCCGAACGTAAGTCACAGGAAAAAAATCCTCGCGGTCCTAGTTTTGGCTTCATGGAAATTCCCGAACTGCCATATACCGTCCCCCGTGTAGTTAAGGGAAGGGTTGTCAAAAAAGTTCCCGCAGGCAGTAGCATGGAAAAAGAAGTGGCCAAACAAAGTTGGTACGTTGAATTCTTTTTTCACAATGCGGCAGAAGAGCGGATGGAGCGGATCAGAGTAACCAGGAAGCTCAACCGGATAAAAGACCCAAGACAAAAGCTTCGGAATTTTAACAATCTGTGCGAAGCGTACCGGATAGCGCTTGAAGGCGGGTGGAATCCACTGGATGAGCATGCCAATGCGAGGCTCAAAAAGGAAATCATCGGCATTGACCTGCACGAAGCATTATTACTTTTTGAGTCCTATCATAAAGCCAAAGGTACCAGGCCTAAGTCGATCAGCACTTACCGGTCAACACTGAATTCCTTTATTAAATATCATGGTGGGAATAAAAAGGTCAATACCATCAGTGATTTCGAGATTACGGATTTTCTGAATTTTAAGGAAAGAGAAGAGAAATGGGCCGGGCTGACCTACAACAATTGCAGAATCGGGCTAAATAACCTATTCAGGTATCTAAAAGTTAATAAGTATATTTCTGAGAATCCGGTGACTGACTGCGAAACGAGAAAAAAAATGCCAACGCAGTCCCATCAGGTTTTTACGGAACGGGATTTTAAGATTATTATGGATTGGTTTGATAAGCATGATAAATATTGCCAGCTTTTTGTACGCATGATTTATTATACCTGTATCCGGCCAAAAGAGCTTAGATTTTTGCAATTAAAATACATTGATTTGGAAGAGAATACAATTACCATTCCTGGGGTCGTTTCAAAAAATAAAAAATCAATTCCAGTAAATATTGATGTGAGCCTAAGAGCTGAACTGGAGAAATTGCAGATCGAAAAGTTTGATAGGGAATGTTTCTTACTGGGTTCTGCGGCAACTTTTATCTCACCAAATATGTGCGCTGAAAATTTTGCCTACAACAGGTTTAAGAAATGTCTGGAGGCAACTGGGTTAACGGATAAAAACTATACACTCTATTCTTTTAAACATTTATCTAATGTGAGGAAGTTCCGTGCAGGATGGACGCTTGCGGAAATCTGCTCGGCCAATAGGCATGGTAGTCTTTCTGAGACGGAAACTTATTTAAAGGAATTGTTGAAATTTGTAAGGTCAGATAAATCCATTCCAGCTATTTAA
- a CDS encoding hypothetical protein (product_source=Hypo-rule applied; superfamily=46785) — protein sequence MDYYKLTEKRSMTPEKMVKILENHGTVVSIGRAQKILELIYKLSNLSMKETLGQLPECYTKDKRKKFKRQTRKK from the coding sequence ATGGACTATTACAAGCTTACAGAGAAAAGATCTATGACGCCGGAAAAAATGGTAAAGATCCTAGAGAATCATGGCACAGTAGTTAGTATAGGTAGAGCTCAAAAGATTTTGGAATTAATATATAAATTAAGTAATTTATCGATGAAAGAAACACTTGGTCAATTGCCAGAGTGTTATACGAAGGACAAAAGAAAAAAATTCAAAAGACAGACCAGAAAAAAATAG
- a CDS encoding ribonuclease HI (product_source=KO:K03469; cath_funfam=3.30.420.10; cog=COG0328; ko=KO:K03469; pfam=PF00075; superfamily=53098) — MIEIYTDGAASGNPGPGGWGTILRAGQHYKELSGGFRMTTNNRMELLAVIKGLEALKSLNQQVTVYSDSKYVVDAVEKKWVFGWVTKNFKDKKNKDLWLRFLELYKLHEVKFIWIKGHNDHPENERCDRLAVFASQDKQNLAIDTFFEAERSKI, encoded by the coding sequence ATGATCGAAATTTATACAGACGGAGCAGCTAGTGGAAACCCGGGACCAGGTGGTTGGGGTACAATTTTAAGGGCAGGACAACATTATAAAGAACTAAGTGGCGGCTTTAGAATGACCACCAATAACCGCATGGAACTATTGGCTGTAATAAAAGGATTAGAAGCGTTAAAAAGCCTAAATCAACAGGTAACTGTTTACTCCGATTCGAAATATGTTGTAGATGCTGTGGAGAAGAAATGGGTTTTCGGCTGGGTAACCAAAAATTTTAAGGATAAAAAAAACAAAGATCTGTGGTTGAGATTTCTGGAACTGTATAAACTTCACGAAGTTAAATTCATCTGGATTAAAGGCCACAACGATCATCCGGAGAATGAGCGCTGCGACCGTTTAGCCGTTTTTGCTTCACAAGACAAGCAAAATCTGGCTATAGATACTTTTTTTGAAGCAGAGAGAAGTAAGATTTAG
- a CDS encoding fructose-1,6-bisphosphatase I (product_source=KO:K03841; cath_funfam=3.30.540.10,3.40.190.80; cog=COG0158; ko=KO:K03841; pfam=PF00316,PF18913; superfamily=56655) has translation MVCGVKTLGQFIIEKQADFPYAKGELSRLLRDIGIAAKIVNREINKAGLVDILGDMGTTNIQGEEQKKLDVYADEQFIAALTSGGECCIVATEEEDEIIHIESPVSQNAKYIVCIDPLDGSSNTDVNVAVGTIFSIYRRKSVDGRASITDVLQKGTEQVAAGYIIYGSSTMLVYTTGKGVNGFTLDPSIGEFCLSHPQMKIPETGYMYSVNEGNYVHFPDGVKKYIKYCQVEDEATKRPYTSRYIGSMVGDIHRNLIKGGIYIYPTTSRSPNGKLRLLYECNPMSFIIEQAGGKASTGFDRILEIEPTELHQRVPIFIGSKHMVEKAEEMMLLYTAKSISIDANIETKLENLNVIGGID, from the coding sequence ATGGTTTGTGGCGTTAAAACACTAGGGCAATTTATTATAGAAAAACAAGCAGATTTTCCATATGCTAAAGGAGAACTTTCGAGGTTGTTGAGGGATATTGGTATCGCTGCAAAAATTGTAAACCGCGAAATTAATAAAGCGGGTTTAGTTGATATTTTAGGCGATATGGGAACCACCAATATTCAGGGTGAGGAACAAAAAAAGTTAGATGTTTATGCTGATGAACAGTTTATTGCTGCGCTAACCAGTGGTGGCGAATGCTGTATTGTAGCTACCGAGGAAGAAGATGAAATTATCCATATCGAATCTCCGGTTTCTCAAAACGCCAAGTATATTGTTTGTATCGATCCTTTAGATGGTTCATCCAATACGGATGTAAATGTTGCTGTAGGGACGATTTTCTCTATTTATCGCAGAAAATCTGTTGATGGCAGAGCCAGTATAACGGATGTGTTGCAAAAAGGTACGGAACAGGTAGCTGCCGGTTACATTATTTATGGTTCATCCACCATGCTGGTTTACACCACAGGAAAGGGTGTTAACGGTTTTACATTAGATCCATCAATTGGTGAGTTCTGTCTTTCACACCCCCAGATGAAAATACCCGAAACAGGTTATATGTATTCGGTAAACGAAGGCAATTATGTCCATTTTCCCGATGGTGTTAAAAAATATATCAAATACTGCCAGGTAGAGGATGAGGCTACTAAACGCCCTTATACATCGCGTTATATTGGCTCAATGGTTGGTGATATCCACCGGAATTTAATTAAAGGCGGAATTTATATTTACCCAACCACTTCGCGCTCGCCTAATGGGAAATTGAGGTTGTTGTATGAATGTAATCCGATGTCTTTTATTATTGAGCAGGCTGGGGGCAAAGCCAGCACAGGGTTTGATCGTATACTCGAAATTGAACCTACAGAATTGCATCAGCGGGTTCCGATTTTTATCGGGTCAAAACATATGGTAGAAAAGGCTGAAGAAATGATGTTGTTGTATACAGCAAAATCTATCTCGATTGATGCCAATATAGAAACGAAACTAGAGAATTTAAATGTAATTGGTGGAATTGATTAA
- a CDS encoding putative phosphoesterase (product_source=TIGR00040; cog=COG0622; ko=KO:K07095; pfam=PF12850; superfamily=56300; tigrfam=TIGR00040), with the protein MKKIGLISDTHGFLDDAVFKHFDGVDEIWHAGDFGPNVAEPLAAFKPLRGVFGNIDDAAIRSEFPEQNRFSCERVDVWMTHIGGYPGRYSSFVKPEIYTNPPKLFITGHSHILKVMFDEKIKCLHINPGAAGKHGWHKVRTLIRFCITDENIHTLEVIELSGR; encoded by the coding sequence ATGAAAAAAATAGGATTAATTTCTGACACCCATGGTTTTTTAGATGATGCGGTTTTTAAACATTTCGATGGTGTAGATGAAATTTGGCATGCTGGAGATTTTGGTCCCAACGTAGCCGAACCTTTGGCTGCGTTTAAACCTTTGCGCGGGGTATTTGGAAATATAGATGACGCAGCGATCAGATCTGAATTCCCAGAACAAAATCGATTTAGCTGCGAAAGAGTAGATGTTTGGATGACGCACATAGGAGGATATCCAGGAAGGTACTCTTCTTTTGTTAAACCTGAAATATACACTAACCCTCCGAAATTATTCATCACAGGGCACTCGCATATTCTGAAAGTGATGTTCGATGAAAAGATAAAATGTTTGCATATAAACCCCGGTGCGGCAGGAAAACACGGTTGGCACAAAGTGAGAACCCTCATCCGTTTTTGCATAACTGATGAAAATATTCATACCTTAGAGGTCATAGAGTTATCGGGTAGATAA